A window from Pagrus major chromosome 4, Pma_NU_1.0 encodes these proteins:
- the LOC140994477 gene encoding tripartite motif-containing protein 16-like → MAQRAVQLDRESLSCPICLDLLKDPVTTSCGHSYCKNCIKDHWDKEDEKWIHSCPQCRKSFIPRPHLLKNTMLADVVEKMKKTGLQAAPADHCYAGPEDVVFKKLQENICFRHNEVMKMFCRTDQQCICYLCSVEEHKGHDIVSAAAERTERQRELEGSRQNIHQRIQDREEDVKVLQQEVEAINRSADKAAEHSEKIFTELIRLMEKRRSDVKQQVRSQQETDVSRVKELQGKLEQEITELKRKDAELKKLSHTEDHNQFLHNYPSLSALSESTHSSSIDIRPLKYFEDVTAAVSEVRDKLQDVLRETWTNISLTVTEVDVLLPQPEPKTRADFLRYSCEITLDPNTANTNLLLSEGNRKATRVSQPQSYSHHPDRVTYWPQVLSRESLTGRCYWEVKRRDGDVSVAVAYKNISRAGKSQECLFGHNDKSWMLYCDTNSHYFWYNGVSTPVSGPRSSRVGVYLDHSAGILSFYSVSGTVTLLHRVQTTFTQPLYAGLGVGDRASAEFCRLR, encoded by the coding sequence atggcgcaGAGAGCAGTTCAGCTGGACCGAGAGTCTCTCTCTTGTCcgatctgtttggatctactgaaggatccggtgactacttcctgtggacacagctactgcaagaaCTGTATTAAAGACCACTGGGACAAAGAGGATGAGAAgtggatccacagctgccctcagtgcaggaagagcttcaTACCGAGGCCTCacctgctgaaaaacaccatgttagcagatgtagtggagaagatgaagaagactggacttcaagctgctcctgctgatcactgctatgctggacctgaagatgtggTGTTtaagaagctccaggagaacatctgctttCGTCAcaatgaggtgatgaagatgttctgccgtactgatcagcagtgtatctgttatctctgctctgtggaggaacataaaggccacgacatagtgtcagctgcagcagagaggactgagaggcagagagagctggaggggagtcgacaaaacatccatcagagaatccaggacagagaggaagatgtgaaggtgcttcaacaggaggtggaggccatcaatcgctctgctgataaagcagcggagcacagtgagaagatcttcaccgagctgatccgtctcatggagaaaagacgctctgatgtgaagcagcaggtcagatcccagcaggaaactgacgtgagtcgagtcaaagagcttcaggggaagctggagcaggagatcactgagctgaagaggaaagacgctgagctgaagaagctctcacacacagaggatcacaaccagtttctacacaactacccctcactgtcagcactcagtgagtctacacactcatccagcatcgatatccgtcctctgaagtactttgaggatgtgacagcagctgtgtcagaggtcagagacaaactacaggacgtcctgagagagacatggacaaacatctcactgacagtgactgaagtggatgttttactgccacAACCAGAGcccaagaccagagctgacttcttaagatattcatgtgaaatcacactggatccaaacacagcaaacacaaatctgttattatctgaggggaacagaaaagcaacaagaGTGAGTCAACCACAGTCTTATTCTCATCATCCAGACAGAGTCACTTACTGGcctcaggtcctgagtagagagagtctgactggacgttgttactgggaggtgaagCGGAGAGACGGAGACGTTTCtgtagcagtcgcatacaagaatatcagcagagcagggaAGTCACAGGAATGTTTATTTGGACacaatgacaaatcttggaTGTTATATTGTGACACAAACAGTCATTACTTTTGGTACAACGGTGTCTCcactcccgtctcaggtcctcggtcctccagagttggagtgtacctggatcacagtgcaggtattctgtccttctacagcgtctctggCACCgtgactctcctccacagagtccagaccacattcactcagcctctctatgctggacttgGTGTTGGTGATCGAGCCTCTGCTGAGTTCTGTAGACTCAGATAG